A window from Rhizosphaericola mali encodes these proteins:
- a CDS encoding plasmid mobilization protein, translated as MKNKTRRLNILVTPDEYRSIHSKARQCELPISHFLIEASRKVEIKMYRKTIPASVSKVVLALTLTASNFNQLVRHLHQGKIQHITENELKYYGEKILLLAGEIKNTLQ; from the coding sequence ATGAAAAATAAAACACGTCGTTTAAATATACTCGTTACACCTGATGAGTACCGTAGTATTCACTCGAAGGCGAGGCAATGTGAATTACCCATTTCTCATTTTTTGATTGAAGCATCTAGAAAAGTCGAGATTAAAATGTATCGTAAAACTATTCCCGCTTCTGTCTCTAAAGTAGTGTTAGCATTAACACTTACTGCTTCCAATTTTAATCAATTGGTTCGTCATTTACATCAGGGAAAGATCCAGCACATCACAGAAAATGAACTCAAATATTATGGTGAAAAAATTCTTTTACTGGCGGGTGAAATAAAAAACACACTGCAATAA
- a CDS encoding helix-turn-helix domain-containing protein has protein sequence METPILFPVDPKEFYQHLTEIVRKIILETRPVTPLVSPPLGLSTKPLLSIKEVRDLFGISRPTVDDWHELGELKKVKIRGKVYFLTDDIQRLIENSKSKDGS, from the coding sequence ATGGAAACTCCAATTTTATTTCCGGTAGATCCTAAAGAATTCTATCAGCACCTAACAGAAATCGTTCGTAAAATTATTTTAGAAACCCGTCCAGTCACACCGTTGGTTTCACCGCCTTTGGGTCTTTCTACAAAGCCACTTTTATCTATAAAAGAGGTTCGTGATCTTTTCGGTATTTCCAGACCTACGGTGGATGATTGGCACGAATTGGGTGAACTCAAAAAAGTTAAGATACGAGGAAAGGTGTATTTTCTGACAGATGATATTCAACGACTCATTGAAAATTCTAAAAGTAAAGATGGATCATAG